One Yimella lutea DNA window includes the following coding sequences:
- a CDS encoding MFS transporter, translated as MVHNTSDADLSKTGLKSIGAVVGFLVCVEIASGFLQGFYTPLFTDIARELRIRDADVNWFEAAQLTVSALVVPILARLGDVIGHRKVLLLSTVVTAVATWAVAFAPTFWTFLIAWAFAGFYVVWLPLEVAIIHRRTEGDPKRTRLAAALLVFGLEASVIAAAVFAGAFAQTWSMTALLSIPAVVVTLAIPAIWFGVPEVPVLRRASLDLGGFALITIALSLMMSGLILVRLHGPLSVWPLMLLVAAVAAFVVFGRYELGHHEPLVDLRVLGAGRQWPIQLTAFLLGVSVLGAQIPLSTFARTDPDVTGYGLGATAASVSTIIGLYVITLAIGALALPWLARLLSSNGALVLGATLVGVGYLMFLPLHDGLAQLMINMAVAGFGSGLLVAALPAAAAAQAPDTHTGFVTGMTNMTKTVGGAVASSVFAIALATTGSIDADAAANHASLGGYMTVWAICGATALLAAVILALRGPRTQGSGS; from the coding sequence TTGGTACACAACACTTCTGACGCAGATCTGAGCAAGACCGGGCTTAAGAGCATCGGCGCTGTCGTCGGGTTCCTGGTCTGCGTCGAGATCGCCAGCGGTTTCCTGCAGGGTTTCTACACGCCGTTGTTCACCGACATCGCTCGTGAACTGCGCATCCGGGACGCCGACGTCAACTGGTTCGAGGCGGCACAGTTGACGGTCTCTGCGCTGGTCGTACCCATTCTCGCTCGACTGGGAGACGTGATCGGGCATCGCAAGGTGCTGCTGCTGTCGACGGTCGTCACCGCGGTCGCGACGTGGGCGGTTGCGTTCGCGCCGACCTTCTGGACCTTCCTCATCGCCTGGGCGTTCGCCGGTTTCTACGTGGTGTGGCTGCCGTTGGAGGTGGCGATCATCCACCGCCGCACGGAGGGCGACCCGAAACGCACCCGCCTTGCGGCCGCGCTGCTGGTCTTCGGACTCGAGGCATCGGTCATCGCGGCTGCGGTGTTCGCCGGGGCGTTCGCACAAACCTGGTCGATGACCGCGTTGTTGTCGATCCCCGCCGTCGTGGTCACCCTCGCGATCCCGGCGATCTGGTTCGGGGTTCCGGAAGTGCCGGTGCTGCGCAGAGCGTCGCTCGACCTCGGCGGGTTCGCGCTGATCACCATCGCGTTGTCGCTGATGATGAGCGGTCTGATCCTGGTACGTCTGCACGGCCCGCTCAGCGTTTGGCCGTTGATGCTGCTCGTCGCCGCGGTCGCGGCGTTCGTCGTGTTCGGGCGGTACGAGTTGGGTCACCACGAACCGCTGGTCGATCTGCGCGTGCTCGGTGCCGGCCGGCAGTGGCCGATCCAGCTGACCGCGTTCCTGTTGGGAGTCTCCGTGCTCGGCGCCCAGATCCCGCTGTCGACCTTCGCGCGCACCGACCCGGACGTCACCGGCTACGGACTGGGGGCGACCGCGGCGAGCGTCTCGACGATCATCGGGCTCTACGTGATCACGCTTGCGATCGGCGCCCTGGCTCTGCCTTGGCTGGCGCGGCTGCTGTCATCGAACGGCGCACTCGTCCTGGGAGCGACGCTGGTCGGTGTCGGGTATCTGATGTTCCTGCCGCTCCACGACGGGCTCGCGCAGTTGATGATCAACATGGCTGTGGCCGGCTTCGGTTCCGGACTACTGGTGGCGGCGCTCCCGGCGGCTGCGGCCGCGCAGGCACCGGACACCCATACCGGCTTCGTGACCGGGATGACCAACATGACCAAGACCGTCGGCGGCGCGGTCGCCAGCAGTGTGTTCGCGATCGCGCTGGCGACCACCGGCAGCATCGACGCTGACGCCGCGGCGAACCACGCCTCGCTGGGCGGTTACATGACGGTGTGGGCGATCTGTGGCGCCACGGCACTGCTCGCTGCGGTCATCCTTGCATTACGTGGACCCCGCACGCAGGGCTCGGGGAGTTGA
- a CDS encoding M20/M25/M40 family metallo-hydrolase, with product MSQISPALAALQAAVRWRTVAGPDKDPAQFEGLHGDLRAHFPRLFEACESVELPDHALLLRWRGSGDERPVVLMAHQDVVPVNSCDDWTHPAYEAVAADGFLWGRGTLDCKGSLIAICAAVEQLIVQGVTPSRDVWLSFSSDEEIAGHTAPAAVTKLKQRGVEPWFVLDEGGMAVTGVFPGVDAPLAVIGLAEKGLVVVRLTARAEGGHASMPPRRSAPAILAKAILSLEKHPAPSNLTEPSLRMLETIAPHAKTPVRQLLSRAGSMRKPLTQLLARTGPATAAMVRTTYAVTQLEGSPAQNVLATDASATVNVRVSVDESAEEAVARIRRILGDDIEVAVLTSYDPSPVAATGDAYELIASVTEQVMPDVVPTPYVVMAATDARHFQREWPDCYRFNPFRMTASQRESLHNVDERLEVSSFEEGIRWYTTLLTQI from the coding sequence ATGTCGCAGATCTCTCCCGCGCTCGCCGCACTGCAGGCCGCCGTCCGGTGGCGCACGGTCGCCGGGCCGGACAAGGACCCAGCTCAGTTCGAGGGGTTGCACGGCGACCTTCGGGCACACTTCCCGCGGCTGTTCGAGGCGTGCGAAAGCGTCGAACTTCCCGACCATGCACTGCTGCTGCGCTGGCGCGGATCCGGTGATGAACGGCCGGTGGTTCTCATGGCCCACCAGGACGTCGTGCCTGTCAACAGCTGCGACGACTGGACGCACCCGGCCTACGAGGCAGTGGCCGCCGACGGATTCCTCTGGGGGAGAGGCACCCTCGATTGCAAGGGGTCGTTGATCGCAATCTGCGCCGCGGTCGAACAGCTCATCGTCCAGGGGGTCACTCCCAGCCGGGACGTCTGGTTGTCCTTCTCGTCGGACGAGGAGATCGCCGGGCACACCGCGCCCGCGGCCGTCACAAAGTTGAAGCAGCGCGGGGTCGAGCCGTGGTTCGTGCTGGACGAGGGCGGCATGGCGGTCACGGGCGTCTTCCCGGGCGTCGATGCTCCGCTCGCCGTGATCGGTCTCGCCGAGAAGGGGCTGGTCGTCGTCCGTCTGACTGCGCGCGCGGAAGGCGGGCATGCCTCGATGCCGCCTCGCAGGAGTGCGCCGGCGATCCTCGCGAAGGCGATCCTGTCGTTGGAGAAACACCCCGCACCGTCGAACCTGACCGAGCCGAGTCTGCGCATGCTGGAGACCATCGCGCCTCATGCGAAAACGCCGGTCCGTCAGCTGCTGTCCCGCGCGGGTTCGATGCGGAAACCGCTGACCCAACTGCTCGCTCGCACGGGACCGGCGACCGCGGCCATGGTGCGGACCACCTACGCGGTCACCCAGCTGGAAGGGTCCCCGGCGCAGAACGTCCTGGCGACGGACGCGTCCGCCACGGTCAACGTCCGGGTGTCGGTCGACGAGAGCGCCGAAGAGGCTGTTGCCCGGATCCGACGCATCCTGGGTGACGACATCGAGGTGGCCGTGCTGACCTCGTACGACCCGAGCCCGGTCGCAGCGACGGGTGACGCGTACGAACTCATCGCATCGGTCACCGAACAGGTCATGCCGGACGTCGTCCCGACGCCGTACGTGGTGATGGCAGCCACCGATGCTCGCCACTTCCAGCGGGAGTGGCCCGACTGCTACCGGTTCAATCCTTTCCGGATGACCGCGAGCCAGCGCGAGAGCCTGCACAACGTCGACGAGCGCCTGGAAGTGTCGTCCTTCGAGGAGGGAATCCGTTGGTACACAACACTTCTGACGCAGATCTGA